In the genome of Pseudarthrobacter sp. IC2-21, one region contains:
- the rplK gene encoding 50S ribosomal protein L11, translating into MAPKKKVTGLIKLQIQAGAANPAPPIGPALGQHGVNIMEFCKAYNAATEAQRGNVIPVEITVYEDRSFTFITKTPPAAELIKKAAGVAKGSPTPHTVKVAKLTQAQVNEIATTKMEDLNATSLEGAAKIIAGTARSMGITVEG; encoded by the coding sequence TTGGCTCCCAAGAAGAAGGTCACCGGCCTCATCAAGCTGCAGATCCAGGCAGGCGCCGCTAACCCGGCTCCGCCGATCGGTCCTGCACTTGGCCAGCACGGTGTCAACATCATGGAATTCTGCAAGGCGTACAACGCTGCCACAGAAGCCCAGCGCGGAAACGTTATCCCCGTGGAAATCACGGTCTACGAAGACCGTTCCTTCACGTTCATCACCAAGACCCCGCCGGCTGCAGAGCTCATCAAGAAGGCTGCAGGCGTTGCCAAGGGTTCACCCACCCCGCACACCGTCAAGGTTGCAAAGCTGACTCAGGCCCAGGTCAACGAGATCGCCACCACCAAGATGGAAGACCTCAACGCCACGAGCCTCGAAGGCGCAGCGAAGATCATCGCCGGTACCGCCCGCTCCATGGGTATCACCGTCGAGGGCTAG
- the nusG gene encoding transcription termination/antitermination protein NusG, with translation MSEQELEVTETELEESTDNTAAPTVEAGEESEVESAAPESADADSDADTEVADAAEEGSDAEAEGDDAEADALAAAAAKAEVDPADEFKAKLRRQEGDWYVIHSYAGYENRVKANLETRIQTLDMEDYIFEIQVPMEEVVEIKNAQRKIINRVRIPGYVLVRMDLTDASWGAVRHTPGVTGFVGNAHNPVPLRLDEVFSMLAPVFEEEQAEKGKPVNKQSQTPVDVDFEVGESVIVKEGPFETLPATISEIKVESQTLVVLVSIFERETPVTLAFNQVSKI, from the coding sequence GGAGCTCGAGGTAACCGAGACTGAGCTGGAAGAGTCCACGGACAACACGGCGGCCCCCACGGTCGAAGCCGGTGAAGAGTCCGAGGTCGAGTCCGCTGCGCCCGAATCTGCCGACGCCGATTCCGACGCCGACACTGAGGTAGCGGACGCCGCTGAAGAGGGTTCCGATGCAGAGGCCGAAGGTGACGACGCTGAGGCAGACGCCCTGGCAGCCGCTGCCGCCAAGGCCGAGGTCGACCCCGCCGACGAATTCAAAGCCAAGCTGCGCCGCCAGGAGGGTGACTGGTACGTCATTCACTCCTACGCCGGTTACGAAAACCGCGTCAAGGCCAACCTTGAGACCCGCATCCAGACCCTGGACATGGAAGATTACATCTTCGAAATCCAGGTGCCGATGGAAGAAGTCGTTGAGATCAAGAACGCCCAGCGGAAGATCATCAACCGCGTCCGCATCCCCGGCTACGTCCTGGTGCGCATGGATCTGACGGATGCCTCCTGGGGCGCCGTCCGCCACACTCCCGGTGTCACCGGCTTCGTGGGCAACGCCCACAACCCGGTGCCGCTGCGCCTTGACGAAGTCTTCTCCATGCTCGCGCCCGTCTTCGAAGAAGAGCAGGCCGAAAAGGGCAAGCCGGTCAACAAGCAGTCGCAGACCCCGGTGGACGTCGACTTCGAGGTCGGCGAGTCCGTTATCGTCAAGGAAGGTCCGTTCGAGACCCTCCCCGCCACGATCTCCGAGATCAAGGTTGAATCCCAGACCCTGGTGGTCCTTGTCTCCATCTTCGAGCGTGAGACCCCGGTCACCCTGGCGTTCAACCAGGTCAGCAAGATCTAG